Proteins found in one Ensifer canadensis genomic segment:
- a CDS encoding type II toxin-antitoxin system VapC family toxin produces MIAVDTSVILAMALGEPEAERFISLVGREALAIGWPTLLEARMVLTGRGFSNASDIVDQLVRLPNVTTIAFDEKHYREAERAFDRFGKGRHPATLNMGDCFSYAVAAVAKAPLLFKGQDFGRTDVKCHPASSTQ; encoded by the coding sequence ATGATCGCTGTCGATACGTCGGTCATTCTGGCAATGGCCTTGGGAGAGCCGGAGGCCGAACGGTTCATATCGTTGGTGGGTCGGGAGGCACTTGCGATAGGCTGGCCGACCCTGCTCGAGGCTCGAATGGTGCTGACAGGAAGAGGGTTTTCAAACGCTTCGGACATCGTTGATCAGCTTGTCCGGCTGCCGAACGTAACCACGATTGCTTTCGACGAAAAGCATTATCGTGAAGCGGAACGAGCGTTCGATCGATTCGGTAAAGGTCGCCATCCAGCCACGCTTAATATGGGCGACTGCTTTTCCTACGCCGTTGCCGCGGTCGCCAAGGCGCCGCTCCTGTTCAAGGGCCAGGATTTCGGCAGGACCGACGTGAAATGCCATCCCGCGTCGTCAACCCAATGA
- a CDS encoding Fic family protein — MNDATGAVIYTPPDGQPLLWDKLSNWERYIHEEEEIDPLIRLAVMNYQFEAIHPFIDGNGRTGRVLNLLNLVDNGLLDVPVLYLSRYIIGNKRTYHDRPLAVTTDSAWEDWILYMLEAIRETADWSTARIRSIRDLLDQTAERIRRDLPKIYSRELAEVIFVNPYCRIGDLVAAGIAKRQASSVSVNRSDFRTKSSSRFHMKV; from the coding sequence ATGAACGATGCGACCGGCGCCGTTATCTACACCCCGCCAGACGGCCAACCATTATTGTGGGACAAGCTGTCGAACTGGGAACGATACATTCACGAAGAAGAGGAGATCGATCCACTGATCAGGCTCGCCGTGATGAACTACCAATTCGAAGCCATCCATCCCTTCATCGACGGCAACGGCCGAACGGGACGAGTTCTGAACCTGCTCAACCTCGTCGACAATGGCCTGCTGGATGTACCGGTCCTCTATCTCAGCCGTTACATCATCGGCAACAAACGTACCTACCACGATCGTCCGCTCGCCGTGACCACAGACTCCGCTTGGGAGGACTGGATCCTCTACATGCTTGAGGCAATCCGCGAGACAGCCGACTGGTCAACAGCGCGCATTCGTTCCATCCGGGATCTGCTCGATCAAACTGCGGAGCGGATCAGGCGAGACTTGCCGAAGATTTACTCCCGGGAGCTGGCCGAGGTGATCTTCGTGAACCCGTATTGCCGTATCGGCGATCTGGTGGCCGCTGGAATTGCGAAACGGCAGGCCTCATCGGTTTCGGTGAACCGCTCAGATTTCCGAACCAAATCAAGCTCACGGTTCCATATGAAGGTCTAG
- a CDS encoding type II toxin-antitoxin system VapB family antitoxin: MSEPQLSVRSTKARDLAHAMARRTGQPINKLVEQALERYDLELRQQSARTPIDVLSDLMAEGRRAVPTGTTSAHDDFYDEYGLPR, translated from the coding sequence ATGTCTGAACCACAACTCTCCGTCCGCAGCACAAAGGCGAGGGACCTTGCCCATGCGATGGCGCGCCGCACCGGTCAGCCAATCAACAAGCTCGTCGAGCAGGCGCTTGAGCGCTACGATCTGGAACTGCGCCAACAGTCTGCCCGGACGCCGATCGATGTCCTATCGGACTTGATGGCCGAGGGCCGGCGTGCTGTGCCAACCGGCACGACATCTGCGCATGACGATTTCTACGACGAATATGGTTTGCCACGATGA
- a CDS encoding tyrosine-type recombinase/integrase produces the protein MTRKAITHPAPADPVQRRAEELDALDAILPFDRRDQLATLLTDDDVATLKHLAQEGMGDNTLRALASDLGYLETWCQLATGAPLPWPAPESLALKFVAHHLWDPGERAEDPNHGMPADVEAVLRAKGLLRVDGPHAPDTVRRRLTSWSILTRWRGLTGAFSAPSLKTALRLAVRAAPRQRRRKSKKAVTGDILAKLLATCAGDRLVDLRDRALLLLAFASGGRRRSEVANLRVEDLVDEEPVHADPADASSPPLPCLTISLGRTKTTTADDDEHVVLIGRPVTALKHWLAEARIETGPVFRRIDQWGNIDRRALTPQSVNFILKARVKQAGLDPEMFSAHGLRSGYLTEAANRGIPLPEAMQQSLHKSVTQAASYYNNADRKNGRAARLAV, from the coding sequence ATGACACGCAAAGCCATCACCCACCCCGCCCCCGCCGATCCGGTGCAGCGCCGTGCCGAAGAACTCGATGCGCTCGACGCGATCCTTCCCTTCGATCGCCGCGACCAGCTGGCAACGCTGCTGACTGACGATGATGTCGCCACTTTAAAACATCTGGCGCAAGAGGGCATGGGCGACAATACGCTACGGGCGCTTGCCTCAGACCTTGGCTATCTCGAGACCTGGTGCCAGCTTGCCACCGGCGCTCCCCTCCCCTGGCCGGCGCCCGAAAGCTTGGCTCTCAAATTCGTCGCCCATCATCTCTGGGATCCCGGCGAGCGAGCCGAGGATCCGAACCATGGCATGCCGGCCGACGTCGAGGCGGTATTGCGCGCCAAGGGGCTGCTCAGAGTCGATGGCCCGCATGCGCCAGACACTGTGCGCAGGCGCCTCACCTCCTGGTCGATCCTGACACGCTGGCGCGGGCTGACCGGCGCATTCAGTGCTCCGTCCCTAAAGACCGCATTGCGACTGGCCGTGCGCGCTGCGCCGCGGCAACGCCGCCGCAAGAGCAAAAAAGCAGTGACCGGCGACATCCTGGCGAAACTGCTGGCCACCTGCGCGGGTGACCGCCTGGTCGATCTTCGCGATCGGGCGCTATTGCTCCTCGCCTTCGCCTCCGGCGGCCGCCGGCGCTCCGAAGTTGCCAACCTTCGCGTTGAAGATCTAGTCGACGAGGAACCGGTGCATGCCGATCCGGCCGACGCGAGCTCCCCTCCCCTGCCCTGTCTGACGATCAGCCTCGGCCGCACCAAGACGACGACGGCCGATGATGACGAACACGTCGTGTTGATCGGCCGGCCGGTGACCGCCTTGAAGCATTGGCTAGCAGAAGCCAGGATCGAGACTGGACCGGTGTTCCGGCGCATCGATCAGTGGGGCAATATCGATCGGCGAGCACTGACGCCGCAATCGGTCAACTTCATCCTCAAGGCACGCGTCAAGCAGGCCGGCCTAGACCCGGAGATGTTCTCGGCGCATGGCCTGCGGTCTGGCTATCTCACCGAGGCCGCCAATCGTGGCATCCCACTCCCCGAGGCCATGCAGCAGTCGCTGCACAAGTCGGTGACGCAGGCGGCCAGCTATTACAACAATGCCGACCGGAAGAACGGGCGCGCGGCGCGACTGGCTGTCTGA
- a CDS encoding Fic/DOC family N-terminal domain-containing protein: protein MLKACIVARAAVAELRVSDYLIPNQPVLTNSIALLEAQASSKIENVVTTTDRFFRFANEVGT, encoded by the coding sequence ATGCTGAAAGCCTGCATCGTGGCGCGCGCAGCGGTGGCGGAGCTGCGCGTCTCCGACTACCTCATTCCCAACCAGCCGGTCCTGACCAATTCTATTGCGCTGCTCGAGGCACAGGCGAGCTCCAAGATCGAGAACGTCGTCACCACGACCGACAGGTTTTTCCGCTTTGCGAACGAGGTCGGCACCTAG
- a CDS encoding DUF4168 domain-containing protein yields the protein MINRYIPAASLTAAVLSLTLLSNPASAQQATQEKQPTQAQPDNNGTAATVSDQKIEAFAVAYLQVDKIRQEYSAKIGATSDPSAKQQLQTEASKQMEQAVQTSPGMSVDEYKTILTAAQKDPVLVKKVQDKLQKAAPAQQ from the coding sequence ATGATCAATCGTTATATCCCTGCCGCATCGCTGACCGCTGCAGTCTTAAGCTTGACGCTTCTCAGCAACCCGGCGTCCGCACAGCAAGCAACGCAAGAGAAGCAGCCGACCCAAGCACAACCAGATAACAATGGTACGGCTGCGACCGTAAGCGATCAAAAAATCGAAGCTTTTGCGGTCGCGTATCTCCAGGTGGACAAAATTAGGCAGGAATACTCAGCCAAGATCGGCGCAACCTCGGATCCGAGCGCGAAGCAACAGCTACAGACCGAGGCAAGCAAACAGATGGAACAGGCTGTTCAGACGTCTCCGGGCATGTCGGTGGACGAATACAAGACAATTCTAACGGCTGCACAGAAAGATCCGGTGCTCGTCAAGAAAGTTCAGGACAAGCTTCAGAAAGCCGCGCCTGCACAGCAGTAA
- the lepB gene encoding signal peptidase I has translation MRSPQLTTSIATLLLSIPLAVVAFAPVALAETERESAARTLVEPAYPIWLAQANAWTTDMRLLKSMTEHAIGGLAALLPADCDVARMKRDICGIKLFNVPSSSMSPTVQESEMIAAQVLDYNPVRRGDIIVHKARFQGGDETVALTRIIGLPGETVKMRNGHVFINGKGMIAAATGQVIKEEFVSGEVYRETTPEGRSYATLLSPKTPPGVVNDFGPVTLPEDSYFVLGDNRDSSVDSRYPHDFNGDGLVRKESILGVTLSVLVSKDPDRVGKQL, from the coding sequence GTGCGCTCACCGCAACTGACGACATCAATAGCCACTCTCCTTTTGTCGATCCCTCTCGCGGTCGTGGCTTTCGCCCCCGTCGCACTGGCCGAGACAGAACGCGAAAGCGCTGCAAGAACGCTTGTGGAACCAGCTTATCCAATATGGCTGGCGCAGGCGAACGCTTGGACCACCGACATGCGGCTTTTGAAATCCATGACGGAACACGCGATCGGCGGCCTGGCCGCACTACTACCAGCGGATTGCGATGTGGCCCGTATGAAACGGGACATATGCGGCATAAAACTCTTCAACGTTCCTTCGTCCTCGATGTCGCCGACTGTGCAGGAAAGCGAAATGATCGCCGCACAGGTGCTGGATTATAATCCTGTCAGACGCGGAGATATCATCGTGCACAAGGCGAGGTTCCAAGGCGGTGACGAAACGGTTGCCCTTACGCGGATCATCGGCCTGCCAGGTGAGACGGTGAAAATGCGAAACGGCCATGTCTTCATCAACGGGAAGGGAATGATCGCGGCTGCCACCGGCCAAGTCATCAAGGAGGAATTTGTCTCCGGAGAAGTCTATAGGGAGACCACGCCCGAAGGCCGCAGTTACGCGACGCTGCTGTCGCCCAAAACGCCTCCAGGCGTGGTGAACGACTTCGGGCCCGTGACCCTTCCAGAAGACAGCTATTTCGTGCTCGGCGATAATCGCGACAGCTCCGTGGACAGCCGCTACCCGCACGACTTCAACGGCGATGGCCTGGTCCGAAAGGAAAGCATCTTGGGGGTAACCCTGTCGGTTTTGGTGTCCAAGGATCCGGATCGGGTCGGGAAGCAATTATGA